The proteins below come from a single Paludibacter jiangxiensis genomic window:
- a CDS encoding heavy metal translocating P-type ATPase, which produces MQPTKSTYYLPVSGMESEHCALIVDKTLQNIPGVIEHAVEFNNRRAVVTVEGTDVLSKILESVSGLGYTIPTVKKSYPVLNMSCASCASSAQTVLGRQPGVIEASVNYGNGMAQLEYLSTMTSEAELKAALQVVGYDLMIEEETAQGDTLEDLQRKKYESLRKRTIWAIALSLPLVVLGMFFMEMLYVNYILWVLATPVVFVLGRQFFVGAWKQAKHGSSNMDTLVALSTGTAYLFSVFNTLFSDYWTSRGLEAHVYFEASAVVIAFILLGKLLEARAKNNTSSAIKQLIGLQPKTVTVINEGNPVEVPVASVQPDTILLVKPGEKIAVDGIVTEGSSFVDESMISGEPLPVEKQPGNAVFAGTINHKGSFRFRAQKVGGETVLAQIIKMVQDAQGSKAPVQKLVDKIAAVFVPVVMAIAVLSFGAWMIWGGENGFTHGLLAMVTVLVIACPCALGLATPTAIMVGVGRGAHNGILIKDAESLEKAREITAVVLDKTGTITIGKPKVVASKWFADESKELHDVLYTIEKSSEHPLADAMAGYHEKTANLIEGVTVEIQAGRGIEGTLADAVYCIGNEAMVTEKGIEIDKADKIWIDEQYLKAYTVVYFASMHKLIAAFAIADAVKESSLPAIKKLQKRGIDVYMLTGDNEQAAKAIAVQTGISRYKANFLPAEKANFVKELQGKGKIVAMVGDGINDSAALAQADISIAMGKGSDIALDVAKIALLSSDLSKIRQAMSLSRHTVLTIRQNLFWAFVYNLIGIPIAAGILYPVSGFLLNPMIAGAAMALSSVSVVTNSLRLKYKTISKLK; this is translated from the coding sequence CGTTTTGTCTAAAATACTGGAATCAGTGAGTGGGCTGGGCTATACGATTCCTACGGTCAAAAAGAGTTATCCGGTGCTCAATATGTCGTGTGCATCCTGTGCAAGCAGCGCACAGACGGTTTTGGGACGCCAGCCGGGAGTGATTGAGGCTTCTGTCAACTATGGTAATGGTATGGCTCAGTTGGAATATCTCTCTACCATGACTTCCGAAGCAGAATTGAAAGCTGCGTTACAAGTCGTAGGTTACGATTTGATGATTGAAGAAGAGACCGCACAGGGAGATACTCTTGAGGATCTTCAACGCAAAAAATACGAATCGCTTCGTAAACGGACTATCTGGGCAATTGCTCTATCGCTGCCGTTAGTTGTTTTGGGCATGTTCTTTATGGAAATGCTTTATGTCAACTATATTTTGTGGGTACTGGCGACCCCGGTTGTCTTTGTTTTAGGCCGACAATTCTTTGTGGGAGCCTGGAAACAGGCAAAGCACGGCTCGTCCAATATGGATACGCTGGTGGCTCTCAGTACCGGAACCGCCTATCTTTTTAGCGTATTCAACACTCTCTTTTCTGATTACTGGACCAGTCGGGGACTCGAAGCGCATGTCTATTTCGAGGCTTCGGCGGTAGTCATAGCCTTTATTTTGCTGGGAAAATTGCTCGAAGCCAGAGCGAAGAATAACACTTCGTCCGCGATCAAGCAGTTGATCGGTTTGCAACCTAAAACGGTGACTGTGATTAATGAGGGTAATCCGGTTGAAGTGCCTGTTGCCAGCGTACAACCGGATACGATTCTGTTGGTGAAACCGGGAGAGAAAATTGCGGTGGACGGTATTGTTACCGAAGGTTCTTCTTTTGTGGACGAAAGCATGATTAGCGGAGAGCCTTTGCCTGTGGAAAAACAACCCGGCAATGCAGTATTTGCCGGTACGATCAACCACAAGGGAAGTTTCCGCTTCAGGGCGCAGAAAGTGGGCGGAGAAACGGTGTTGGCACAAATCATTAAAATGGTGCAGGATGCTCAGGGTAGTAAAGCTCCGGTGCAAAAGCTGGTGGATAAAATTGCGGCTGTCTTTGTGCCGGTGGTGATGGCAATTGCCGTGTTGAGTTTTGGTGCCTGGATGATCTGGGGTGGCGAAAATGGCTTTACGCATGGGCTGCTGGCAATGGTTACGGTTTTGGTCATTGCCTGTCCCTGTGCATTGGGATTGGCGACTCCTACGGCTATTATGGTGGGAGTAGGGCGCGGTGCTCACAACGGTATTCTGATAAAAGATGCCGAAAGTCTTGAGAAAGCACGTGAAATTACCGCTGTCGTACTCGACAAAACAGGAACGATTACCATTGGAAAACCGAAGGTAGTTGCATCAAAATGGTTTGCCGACGAATCCAAAGAATTGCACGATGTTTTGTATACCATTGAAAAGTCGTCGGAACATCCACTGGCTGATGCTATGGCTGGTTATCATGAAAAAACGGCAAACCTAATAGAAGGTGTTACGGTTGAAATTCAGGCAGGTCGTGGTATTGAGGGTACTCTTGCCGATGCTGTTTATTGCATTGGAAACGAAGCGATGGTTACCGAAAAAGGTATTGAAATCGACAAAGCAGATAAAATATGGATTGATGAGCAATATCTCAAAGCTTATACGGTCGTCTATTTCGCATCTATGCATAAACTCATTGCGGCGTTTGCCATTGCCGATGCTGTAAAAGAGTCTTCGCTGCCGGCAATTAAGAAGCTTCAGAAACGGGGAATAGATGTTTATATGTTGACGGGCGATAATGAACAAGCGGCTAAAGCCATCGCCGTTCAAACGGGCATTTCACGCTACAAAGCCAATTTTCTTCCCGCAGAGAAAGCCAACTTCGTTAAAGAGTTGCAAGGTAAAGGTAAGATTGTAGCCATGGTGGGCGACGGGATTAACGATAGTGCAGCACTGGCTCAGGCCGATATTAGCATTGCGATGGGCAAGGGTAGTGACATTGCGTTGGATGTGGCCAAAATTGCTTTGCTTTCGTCCGATCTATCAAAAATACGTCAGGCCATGTCGCTTTCGCGTCATACCGTGCTGACGATCCGGCAGAACCTGTTTTGGGCATTTGTGTATAACCTGATTGGCATACCTATTGCAGCAGGTATTCTATATCCGGTTTCAGGTTTTCTGCTTAATCCGATGATTGCCGGAGCCGCTATGGCTTTGAGTAGTGTAAGCGTGGTAACAAACAGTTTGAGACTCAAATATAAAACAATCAGTAAATTAAAATAG
- a CDS encoding heavy-metal-associated domain-containing protein, with product MQFKTNINCGGCIAKVTPFLDETAGAGKWSVDTANPDKVLTVETETLSADDIQNGLDKLGYHAEVI from the coding sequence ATGCAATTTAAGACAAATATCAATTGTGGCGGGTGTATCGCCAAGGTAACTCCGTTTTTGGATGAGACAGCCGGTGCCGGTAAATGGTCGGTCGATACGGCAAATCCCGATAAAGTGCTGACCGTAGAAACTGAAACACTTTCGGCAGATGACATACAAAATGGTTTGGATAAACTCGGCTATCATGCAGAGGTGATATAA
- a CDS encoding DEAD/DEAH box helicase, with protein MKTNSTQIDNTLRSMGIESLNAMQLATLDANETGKDIILLSPTGSGKTLAYLLPVLMNMNPECQKVQALIVAPSRELAQQIEQVWRSMGTGYKVNTCFGGRPSNGEKRDLAVPPALLIGTPGRIKDHIARGNVALDEIQLLVLDEFDKSLEMGFAEDMEAIIGNIPSLQKRILTSATDAVSIPAFTGIRNPIKLDYSEKDTALKGLEIFTVKGENNDKFDLLFRLLCYLGNDSTLVFCNQRETVEKVNAYLTTRHLANEFFHGKLEQTERERALSKFRNGSCSVFISTDLASRGLDIPEIKHVVHFDAPPRLEEFVHRNGRTARMEAEGSAYLLLAANEELPGFISVESSLLALPKLVPAPSKPDWATIYIGKGKKDKLSKMDVVGFMFKKGQLDKQELGLVEVKDYYSYVAVKAAKVKQVLRLVANEKIKNMKTKIELAE; from the coding sequence ATGAAAACTAACTCCACTCAAATCGATAACACGCTGAGAAGCATGGGTATCGAATCGCTTAATGCCATGCAATTGGCAACTCTTGACGCAAATGAAACAGGCAAAGATATAATTTTACTGTCGCCTACAGGATCGGGCAAAACGTTGGCTTATCTGCTGCCGGTATTGATGAATATGAATCCCGAATGCCAGAAAGTTCAGGCTCTTATTGTAGCTCCCTCGCGCGAATTGGCACAACAAATAGAACAGGTATGGCGTAGTATGGGCACTGGCTATAAAGTAAACACGTGTTTCGGAGGCCGCCCCTCTAATGGCGAAAAACGCGATCTGGCGGTTCCTCCGGCTTTGCTTATCGGAACGCCCGGGCGCATCAAAGATCACATAGCACGGGGAAATGTTGCCCTTGACGAAATTCAACTGTTGGTGCTTGATGAATTCGATAAATCGCTCGAAATGGGCTTTGCCGAAGATATGGAGGCTATTATCGGCAATATTCCTTCTTTGCAGAAACGTATCCTGACATCGGCTACCGATGCGGTTTCTATTCCGGCTTTTACCGGTATCCGTAATCCGATTAAACTTGATTATTCCGAAAAAGATACTGCCCTCAAAGGGCTTGAAATATTTACCGTAAAAGGAGAAAATAACGATAAATTCGATCTGCTCTTTCGCTTGCTGTGCTATCTCGGCAATGATTCTACGCTGGTTTTTTGCAATCAACGCGAAACGGTAGAGAAAGTGAATGCTTACCTAACAACCAGACATTTGGCAAACGAATTTTTCCATGGAAAACTGGAACAAACCGAACGCGAAAGAGCTCTTTCCAAGTTCAGAAATGGTAGTTGCAGTGTATTTATTTCTACTGATTTGGCTTCGCGCGGACTGGATATTCCTGAAATTAAACATGTTGTTCATTTCGACGCTCCACCGCGTCTGGAAGAGTTTGTGCATCGCAATGGTCGTACGGCTCGCATGGAAGCCGAAGGCAGCGCATATCTCTTGTTGGCTGCCAACGAAGAACTGCCCGGCTTTATCTCCGTTGAGTCATCGTTATTAGCTTTGCCAAAACTGGTTCCGGCCCCTTCGAAACCTGATTGGGCTACCATCTATATCGGCAAAGGGAAAAAAGACAAACTGAGCAAGATGGATGTGGTTGGCTTTATGTTCAAGAAAGGACAGCTCGACAAACAAGAACTTGGATTGGTAGAAGTCAAGGACTACTATTCGTATGTGGCAGTAAAAGCCGCTAAGGTTAAACAAGTGCTTCGCCTGGTGGCCAATGAAAAAATTAAGAATATGAAGACCAAAATAGAACTCGCTGAATAA
- a CDS encoding TlpA disulfide reductase family protein, producing the protein MKNPLLLLFCTLPVAMFAQQSYTLTGKIGELNAPAKIYLQHQVDKKMVIDTAKLVKGSFTFKGTVGDPEYARLVIDHEGKGLQAIRQPDLKTIFVESGTITFQSKDSIANASISGSKTNSEYQSLLKLLDPVIRAQKALSAEYQAAPQSKRESKEFMADLEKRDDAITAEQNKILASFIKANPGSFVSLAMLNNLAGATPNPNEMEPIFNQLSDNIKNSKTGQEYAKGLMQLKATAIGSIAPDFTMNDPNGKPVALSSFRGKYLLLDFWASWCGPCRRENPNVVAAYNHFKDKNFTILGVSLDNENGKDAWLAAIAKDGLTWNHVSDLKYWNNAAAQLYQVRSIPQNFLLDPNGKIIAKNLRGEDLEKKLTEIFAGK; encoded by the coding sequence ATGAAGAACCCTCTATTATTACTTTTCTGCACGTTGCCTGTGGCGATGTTTGCACAACAAAGTTATACACTCACCGGTAAAATCGGAGAATTAAATGCTCCTGCCAAAATATACCTGCAACATCAGGTAGACAAAAAGATGGTAATCGACACTGCAAAGCTGGTAAAAGGCTCCTTTACATTTAAAGGCACTGTGGGAGATCCGGAATACGCCAGACTGGTTATTGACCACGAAGGAAAGGGATTACAGGCTATTCGTCAACCTGATTTAAAGACCATTTTCGTCGAATCCGGCACAATCACATTCCAAAGCAAAGACTCTATTGCCAATGCTTCGATTAGTGGATCGAAAACCAACAGCGAATATCAAAGCCTTCTTAAACTGCTGGATCCTGTCATTCGGGCTCAAAAGGCGCTTTCTGCCGAATATCAGGCAGCACCGCAATCCAAGCGTGAATCGAAAGAATTTATGGCCGACCTCGAAAAAAGAGACGATGCGATAACAGCAGAACAGAATAAAATTCTTGCTTCGTTTATCAAAGCAAATCCGGGTAGTTTTGTGAGCCTGGCGATGTTAAACAATCTTGCCGGTGCGACTCCCAATCCCAATGAAATGGAACCTATTTTCAACCAATTGTCCGACAATATCAAAAACTCCAAAACCGGACAGGAATACGCTAAAGGGTTGATGCAGCTCAAAGCGACGGCCATTGGTTCTATCGCTCCCGATTTCACAATGAACGATCCGAATGGAAAGCCTGTAGCGCTTTCAAGTTTCAGAGGCAAATACCTTTTGCTCGACTTTTGGGCTTCGTGGTGCGGTCCTTGTCGCAGAGAAAATCCCAATGTGGTAGCAGCTTACAATCATTTCAAGGATAAAAACTTTACCATTTTGGGTGTTTCGCTCGATAATGAAAACGGGAAAGATGCCTGGCTGGCAGCCATCGCCAAAGACGGACTGACATGGAATCATGTGTCAGACCTGAAATACTGGAACAACGCAGCAGCACAACTCTATCAGGTACGTTCAATTCCTCAAAATTTTCTGCTTGACCCCAACGGAAAAATCATTGCTAAAAACCTGAGAGGCGAAGATCTGGAAAAGAAACTAACTGAAATTTTTGCCGGAAAATAA
- the namA gene encoding NADPH dehydrogenase NamA, whose product MKTILLSPLQLRGLELKNRIVVSPMCQYSAEDGFANDWHFVHYGSRAVGGAGLIIAEATAVSPEGRISPYDLGMWKNEHVEKWKQINHFIHQQGSLSGIQLAHAGRKASTGCLWREGDVYLFPDKGGWQPLAPSSIPFESGAPVPLEMDVELIEWVVEEFRKSAQRSNEAGFDVVEIHAAHGYLLHQFLSPITNKRTDKYGGSFDNRVRFLLEVVDAVRQVWPVSKPLFVRISATDWAEGGWDEAQSVKLAMLLKNRGVDLMDISSGGLLPDAKVQIGYGYQVPFAARIRQEADMKTGAVGLITKAEQAETILTNGLADIILVAREFLRDPYFPLHAASQLKDEIAWPVQYERAKPH is encoded by the coding sequence ATGAAAACAATATTATTATCCCCGCTGCAACTTAGGGGGCTGGAACTGAAAAATAGAATAGTTGTTTCTCCTATGTGTCAATATTCGGCAGAAGATGGTTTTGCTAACGATTGGCATTTTGTGCATTACGGAAGCAGAGCCGTTGGTGGTGCCGGACTGATTATTGCCGAAGCGACAGCCGTTTCGCCCGAAGGAAGAATTTCTCCCTATGATCTGGGAATGTGGAAAAACGAACATGTAGAAAAATGGAAACAGATCAATCATTTCATTCACCAACAGGGTAGTTTGTCGGGTATTCAACTGGCTCATGCCGGTCGCAAAGCAAGTACAGGATGCTTGTGGCGCGAAGGAGATGTTTACCTGTTTCCTGATAAAGGAGGCTGGCAACCGCTGGCTCCATCTTCAATCCCGTTTGAAAGCGGGGCACCGGTACCATTAGAAATGGATGTCGAGTTGATAGAATGGGTAGTGGAAGAGTTTCGAAAATCAGCCCAGAGATCAAATGAAGCAGGTTTTGATGTTGTAGAAATTCATGCAGCTCATGGTTACTTGCTACACCAGTTTTTATCCCCGATTACCAATAAACGTACCGATAAATATGGTGGTAGTTTTGACAATCGTGTCCGGTTTTTGCTCGAAGTTGTTGATGCTGTCAGACAAGTTTGGCCGGTCAGTAAGCCTCTTTTTGTGCGTATATCAGCAACGGATTGGGCGGAAGGCGGTTGGGATGAAGCTCAGTCGGTTAAGCTGGCCATGTTATTGAAAAACAGAGGTGTGGATTTAATGGATATTTCCTCCGGAGGGTTATTGCCTGATGCGAAGGTGCAGATTGGCTATGGTTATCAGGTGCCGTTTGCAGCAAGAATCAGGCAGGAGGCTGACATGAAAACAGGAGCCGTAGGTTTGATTACTAAGGCCGAACAGGCAGAAACAATTTTGACAAACGGGTTAGCTGATATTATACTTGTCGCCCGGGAGTTTCTGCGGGATCCATATTTTCCGCTACATGCCGCTTCGCAACTCAAAGACGAAATTGCATGGCCTGTTCAGTATGAACGGGCTAAACCTCACTGA
- a CDS encoding DUF5362 family protein produces MDYYFEKQKETVATPKPAEVETKVEVTEAALLHLDETRKWSKFIAVFCIVMAGFMAFSAIVLLLAGTKTELPGAGILGIAYLIFAVLTFVPMLFLVKFSNYAKKAVANKNNSDLEEALKYQKFYYVATGIMVIISIIFVVAFAIAGFTMGFVSGIMQSQNV; encoded by the coding sequence ATGGACTATTATTTTGAAAAACAGAAAGAAACCGTTGCGACGCCAAAACCGGCAGAAGTTGAAACGAAAGTGGAAGTCACAGAAGCAGCCTTGCTTCATTTGGACGAAACCCGGAAATGGTCAAAATTTATAGCTGTATTTTGTATTGTAATGGCCGGTTTTATGGCATTTAGTGCAATCGTGCTATTGCTAGCCGGCACAAAAACAGAACTTCCCGGTGCAGGAATCCTGGGTATTGCTTATTTGATATTTGCAGTTTTGACTTTTGTCCCCATGTTGTTTCTCGTAAAGTTCTCAAACTACGCGAAAAAAGCGGTGGCGAATAAAAATAATAGTGATTTGGAAGAAGCCCTGAAATATCAGAAGTTTTATTACGTTGCTACCGGTATAATGGTAATTATCTCTATTATTTTTGTGGTGGCTTTTGCCATTGCCGGATTCACTATGGGCTTTGTGAGTGGAATAATGCAGTCGCAGAACGTGTAA
- a CDS encoding Hsp20/alpha crystallin family protein translates to MSLIRRNDLVPSWSNLFDDFLNNNWNDWTNRHYSNTNTTLPSVNIKETEENFEVEVAAPGMEKEDFKVEVNNGYLTISSEKKSETKTEDPKGKYTKQEFCYESFSRSFTLPNSADTEKIGAKYEKGILIISIPKKEEAKPKPVRQISIE, encoded by the coding sequence ATGTCACTTATCAGAAGAAATGATTTGGTTCCCTCTTGGTCGAACCTTTTCGATGATTTTTTGAACAATAATTGGAATGATTGGACGAATCGTCATTATTCGAATACGAATACGACCTTGCCGTCCGTTAACATTAAAGAGACTGAAGAAAATTTTGAGGTTGAAGTAGCAGCACCTGGAATGGAAAAGGAAGATTTCAAGGTAGAGGTAAACAATGGGTATCTGACTATTTCATCCGAAAAAAAGAGCGAAACAAAAACAGAAGACCCCAAAGGCAAATATACCAAACAGGAATTCTGTTATGAATCGTTCAGTCGTTCGTTTACGCTGCCGAACAGTGCAGATACAGAAAAGATAGGGGCAAAATATGAAAAGGGCATCCTGATCATTTCGATCCCTAAAAAAGAAGAAGCAAAACCGAAACCTGTGAGACAGATTTCGATTGAATAG
- a CDS encoding DUF3089 domain-containing protein, with product MNKNIIAILICLLLVPSADAQRGKLVQKLMAKRLEASSAENTGPVPDYGNLSFWAASPFKHDNSDSIPAFLANEPRDQRADVFFIHPTSFSQDVKDGAWNADLTDATLNSQTDSRSILYQASVFNGSCRVFAPRYRQANLKAFFIRTTPAAQKAFDLAYSDVKQAFEYYLTHYNNHRPIIIASHSQGSLHVIRLLQEYFDGKPLQKQLVCAYVIGYQIPKTSFKSIPLGKTADATGCVVGWRSYQKGEIPAGVKAEKDNSLCVNPLTWTDATSPASSKLNHGSLMTFNLLRNLGPAAEIEPSSHILWVELPDNVGEKIKSTKNLHVYDYNLFWMNIRENVKMRINAFEKARK from the coding sequence ATGAATAAGAATATAATAGCAATACTTATATGTTTACTGCTAGTCCCGTCAGCCGATGCACAACGCGGAAAACTGGTACAAAAATTGATGGCGAAGCGTTTGGAGGCTTCGTCTGCTGAGAATACAGGCCCGGTTCCAGATTACGGAAATCTCTCCTTCTGGGCCGCATCGCCGTTTAAGCACGACAATAGCGACTCCATTCCGGCTTTTCTTGCGAATGAACCCCGAGATCAACGTGCGGATGTTTTCTTTATTCATCCCACTTCGTTTTCTCAGGATGTGAAAGATGGAGCCTGGAATGCCGATTTGACGGACGCAACCCTGAACAGCCAAACCGATTCACGATCCATTTTATACCAGGCTTCCGTTTTTAACGGTAGTTGTCGTGTATTTGCTCCACGTTATCGTCAGGCTAACCTGAAGGCATTCTTCATCCGCACCACACCTGCGGCACAAAAGGCTTTTGATTTGGCCTACAGTGATGTGAAGCAGGCTTTTGAATATTATCTGACGCATTATAATAACCATCGTCCGATTATTATTGCTTCACACAGTCAGGGAAGCCTTCATGTAATTCGTCTGCTACAGGAGTATTTTGATGGCAAACCGTTGCAAAAACAGCTTGTTTGTGCGTATGTCATAGGCTATCAGATTCCAAAGACTTCTTTCAAGTCGATTCCTTTGGGTAAAACGGCCGATGCGACGGGATGCGTTGTGGGCTGGCGTAGTTATCAGAAAGGAGAGATTCCGGCCGGAGTGAAAGCTGAGAAGGATAATTCTCTTTGTGTGAATCCGTTGACATGGACAGATGCGACATCTCCGGCATCATCAAAGCTCAATCACGGTTCTCTGATGACGTTCAATTTGTTACGGAACCTGGGGCCGGCAGCGGAGATTGAGCCCTCATCTCATATTTTGTGGGTAGAATTGCCTGATAATGTCGGCGAAAAGATCAAATCGACAAAAAATCTTCATGTTTACGATTACAATCTTTTCTGGATGAATATCCGCGAAAATGTAAAAATGAGGATCAATGCGTTTGAAAAAGCGAGGAAATAG
- a CDS encoding DNA topoisomerase IV subunit B produces MDDIKLNSQSSSYTDDNIITLEGLEHVRRRPGMYIGKLGDGTYPDDGVYVLLKEVLDNSIDEFRMGNGNTIQVNVKDGTVRIRDFGRGIPLGKMVDAVSVMNTGGKYDSKAFKKSVGLNGVGTKAVNALSSQFMVESYREGEMKHAEFSKGKITSESPLQKTSESNGTLVEFTPDNTIFTNYKYREDYIESMLRNYAYLNTGLAIIFNGKRFYSKNGLLDLLNENITSECLYPIIHLKGEDIEIAFTHTDQYGEEYYSFVNGQHTSQGGTHQSAFREAIARTIKEYYNKNMEVTDIRNGLVAAVAISVEEPVFESQTKIKLGSKDVGPEGPSVSKFIGDFVKKEVDNYLHKNLESSDILLKKIQDSEKERKAIAGVTKLARERAKKVSLHNKKLRDCRVHYNDAKGEQRENSCIFITEGDSASGSITKSRDVNTQAVFSLRGKPLNSFGLTKKIVYENEEFNLLQAALNIEEGIENLRYNKVIVATDADVDGMHIRLLLITFFLQFFPDLVKKGHVYILQTPLFRVRNKKETIYCYSDEEKQNAIKKLGPNPEMTRFKGLGEISPDEFRHFIGKDIRLDPVTLKREDSVATLLEFYMGNNTPERQEFIIENLVIEEDYTD; encoded by the coding sequence ATGGACGATATCAAACTCAATTCACAATCAAGTAGCTATACAGACGACAATATCATTACGCTTGAAGGGTTGGAGCACGTACGCCGCCGCCCGGGGATGTACATCGGAAAATTAGGAGATGGAACTTATCCCGACGATGGTGTGTATGTGTTGCTCAAAGAAGTTCTCGACAACTCAATTGACGAATTTCGAATGGGGAACGGGAACACTATTCAGGTCAACGTGAAAGATGGTACCGTTCGCATACGTGACTTTGGTCGTGGAATACCATTGGGCAAGATGGTGGATGCAGTCTCGGTGATGAACACCGGTGGTAAATACGACTCAAAAGCCTTTAAAAAGTCCGTGGGTTTGAATGGTGTTGGTACAAAAGCCGTCAATGCACTTTCGTCTCAATTCATGGTTGAAAGTTACCGCGAGGGAGAAATGAAACATGCTGAATTTTCCAAAGGCAAAATTACTTCCGAATCACCTCTCCAGAAGACATCCGAATCCAACGGAACTCTGGTGGAATTTACTCCAGACAATACCATTTTCACCAATTACAAATACCGTGAAGATTACATCGAATCGATGTTACGGAACTATGCCTACCTTAATACCGGCTTGGCAATCATTTTCAACGGTAAACGTTTTTATTCCAAAAACGGGCTTCTTGACCTGTTAAATGAAAACATCACTTCAGAATGTCTCTACCCTATCATTCACCTGAAGGGAGAAGATATAGAAATTGCTTTTACCCATACCGATCAGTATGGTGAAGAATATTATTCTTTTGTAAACGGGCAGCATACCTCACAGGGAGGTACACACCAAAGTGCATTCCGTGAAGCAATTGCCCGCACCATAAAAGAGTATTACAACAAAAACATGGAAGTCACCGATATCCGCAACGGGTTGGTGGCTGCAGTGGCGATCAGCGTAGAAGAACCTGTTTTTGAGTCACAGACAAAGATAAAGCTGGGCTCCAAAGATGTCGGGCCGGAAGGTCCTTCGGTAAGTAAATTTATCGGTGACTTTGTAAAAAAAGAAGTTGACAACTACCTGCATAAGAATTTGGAGAGTTCTGATATTCTGCTGAAGAAAATTCAGGATTCGGAAAAGGAGCGTAAAGCCATTGCTGGGGTTACGAAGCTTGCGCGCGAAAGAGCGAAAAAAGTAAGTCTTCATAACAAGAAACTGCGTGACTGTCGCGTGCACTACAACGATGCCAAAGGAGAGCAACGCGAAAACTCCTGTATCTTCATTACCGAGGGTGATTCTGCGAGTGGATCTATCACCAAGAGCCGGGATGTAAACACCCAGGCCGTATTTAGCTTGCGTGGTAAACCACTGAATAGCTTCGGACTTACCAAGAAGATTGTTTACGAAAACGAAGAGTTCAACCTGCTGCAAGCTGCTCTAAACATTGAAGAAGGAATTGAAAACCTGCGTTACAACAAAGTAATTGTTGCGACCGATGCCGACGTAGACGGAATGCACATACGCCTGCTACTCATCACTTTCTTTCTGCAATTCTTTCCCGACCTTGTCAAAAAAGGGCATGTTTATATTCTTCAGACACCGCTTTTCAGGGTAAGGAACAAGAAAGAAACTATCTACTGTTATTCCGATGAAGAAAAGCAGAACGCTATTAAAAAGCTGGGACCAAACCCTGAAATGACCCGATTCAAAGGGTTAGGTGAAATCTCTCCCGATGAGTTCCGTCATTTCATTGGCAAAGATATCCGCCTTGATCCGGTTACGCTGAAAAGAGAAGACTCGGTTGCCACATTACTTGAGTTCTACATGGGAAACAACACTCCCGAGCGTCAGGAATTCATTATAGAAAACCTGGTAATCGAAGAAGACTATACAGATTAA